In Chryseobacterium turcicum, a single window of DNA contains:
- the eco gene encoding serine protease inhibitor ecotin — translation MKFLKVVSAVLMMFVVGNVSAQKKKTEKFEKLQIEMFPKAKEGYKQVYIQLPVAKNENDLKVEFFVGVEKLLDCNNHFLMGKVATQDLQGWGYNYYEVESNGETGGTLMACPDQKKTKKFVSLQPEIVRYNSKLPLVFYVPKDLEVRYRVLRPDAGMKKAIQK, via the coding sequence ATGAAATTTTTAAAAGTAGTATCTGCAGTATTGATGATGTTTGTAGTGGGTAATGTTTCTGCTCAAAAGAAGAAAACAGAGAAATTTGAGAAACTGCAAATAGAGATGTTTCCAAAAGCTAAAGAAGGGTATAAGCAAGTTTATATTCAATTGCCTGTTGCGAAAAATGAAAATGATTTGAAGGTAGAATTTTTTGTAGGGGTTGAAAAATTACTAGATTGTAACAATCACTTTCTAATGGGAAAAGTGGCAACTCAGGATTTGCAAGGTTGGGGTTACAACTATTATGAAGTAGAATCAAACGGTGAGACAGGCGGAACGTTAATGGCTTGCCCGGATCAGAAAAAGACTAAGAAATTTGTTTCTTTACAGCCAGAAATTGTAAGATATAACAGTAAGTTACCTTTGGTTTTTTATGTGCCTAAAGATTTGGAAGTGCGATACAGAGTTTTGCGCCCAGACGCAGGAATGAAAAAAGCCATTCAGAAATAA
- a CDS encoding DUF1569 domain-containing protein — MENVFEAKDAQNYINRINNLVEETHGLWGRMTVDQMLAHCCVSYEMVYEPEKHKKPGSIAKFILKTFVKPKVVSEKAYPHDSPTAPQFIIKERRNFEEEKKRLIGFIQKTQQLGATAFDGKESFSFGKLKSQEWNNMFAKHLNHHLSQFGV, encoded by the coding sequence ATGGAAAACGTATTTGAAGCAAAAGACGCTCAGAATTATATCAATAGAATCAATAATTTGGTAGAAGAAACACACGGTTTGTGGGGGAGAATGACGGTGGATCAAATGTTGGCGCATTGTTGTGTGTCTTACGAAATGGTTTACGAACCCGAAAAGCACAAAAAACCGGGGTCTATTGCTAAATTTATTTTAAAAACTTTTGTAAAACCAAAAGTGGTGAGCGAAAAAGCCTATCCCCACGATTCTCCTACTGCTCCTCAGTTTATCATTAAAGAAAGAAGAAATTTTGAAGAAGAAAAAAAGAGACTGATTGGTTTTATTCAAAAAACACAACAGTTGGGAGCGACTGCTTTTGATGGTAAAGAATCATTTTCTTTTGGAAAATTAAAATCTCAGGAATGGAATAACATGTTTGCTAAGCATCTTAATCACCATCTGAGCCAGTTTGGAGTTTAA
- a CDS encoding VOC family protein, which translates to MKLGVFSLSLSVKDLAKSKEFYEKLGFSEMGGGMDKNYLIMKNGSTLIGLFQAMFDGNMLTFNPGWDENAQNIESFDDVRVIQKHLKENNIVLDKEADETTTGPEHIFLKDPDGNMILIDQHR; encoded by the coding sequence ATGAAATTAGGCGTATTTTCGCTAAGCTTGAGCGTGAAAGATCTTGCTAAATCTAAAGAATTTTACGAAAAATTAGGTTTTTCTGAAATGGGAGGAGGCATGGATAAAAATTATCTCATCATGAAAAACGGCAGTACATTAATCGGTCTTTTTCAGGCAATGTTTGACGGAAATATGTTAACCTTCAATCCGGGATGGGACGAAAATGCCCAAAACATCGAATCTTTTGATGATGTACGAGTAATTCAGAAACATCTAAAAGAAAATAATATCGTATTAGATAAAGAAGCCGACGAAACAACAACCGGTCCTGAGCATATCTTCCTGAAAGACCCTGACGGAAATATGATTCTTATCGATCAACATCGTTAA
- a CDS encoding VOC family protein gives MATVNVYLTFNGNCKEAFDFYKSVFGGDYPYIGTFGEMPPQERMEMSAEDKDKIMHVSLPISKETMLMGSDTGGEWSSSLKFGNNFSVSINADSKEEADKLFSGLSEGGKTTMPLADTFWGAYFGMFTDKFDINWMVNYDDPAKMQQHP, from the coding sequence ATGGCAACAGTAAATGTTTATCTTACATTCAACGGAAATTGCAAAGAAGCTTTCGATTTTTATAAATCGGTTTTCGGTGGCGATTATCCTTACATCGGAACTTTTGGTGAAATGCCACCACAAGAAAGAATGGAAATGTCTGCAGAAGATAAAGACAAAATCATGCATGTTTCTCTTCCAATTTCAAAAGAAACCATGTTGATGGGAAGTGATACAGGTGGAGAATGGTCTTCAAGTTTAAAATTTGGAAATAATTTTTCAGTCTCCATCAATGCAGATTCTAAAGAAGAAGCTGACAAACTTTTCAGCGGACTTTCTGAAGGTGGAAAAACTACAATGCCTCTTGCAGATACTTTCTGGGGTGCATATTTTGGAATGTTCACCGATAAATTTGATATCAACTGGATGGTAAATTATGATGACCCTGCAAAAATGCAGCAACATCCTTAA
- a CDS encoding DUF1398 domain-containing protein — MKFTIDEIKTEHQKVKSGADFPKYIQEIKNMGVSHYTTFVAGGSTKYFDAENNFAETEAKYEVLNITENVNLENFKIRLKLHQQGGTDYLTFCKDCAENGINGWKMDLNKMICTYFDKNQKDILTEQVPS; from the coding sequence ATGAAATTTACAATTGATGAAATCAAAACAGAGCACCAAAAGGTAAAAAGTGGTGCCGATTTCCCGAAATATATTCAGGAAATAAAAAATATGGGAGTATCTCATTATACAACGTTTGTCGCTGGTGGAAGTACAAAATATTTTGATGCTGAAAATAATTTTGCAGAAACAGAAGCAAAATATGAGGTTTTAAACATTACAGAAAATGTAAATCTTGAGAATTTTAAAATCAGATTAAAACTTCATCAGCAGGGTGGAACAGATTATCTCACCTTTTGTAAAGACTGTGCCGAAAATGGAATAAATGGCTGGAAAATGGATTTGAATAAAATGATTTGCACTTACTTTGATAAAAACCAGAAAGATATTTTGACAGAACAAGTTCCTTCTTAA
- a CDS encoding DUF2490 domain-containing protein encodes MRFLRKVAVAVLCFGSVLSFAQENDLGAWYMYFGNNKINKKLNFHNEIQYRNFDGVGDLEQLLIRTGIGYDLTENNNNVLLGYGFILSQPYVKGEKVENIEHRIFQQFITKQKFGRFNLQHRYRLEERFLQDDFRMRFRYLLGLNIPVNNKEMLPKTLYISAYNEIFLNLDSPVFDRNRVYGALGYIINKNMRIEAGYMNQLQENKNRGQIQIGFYNNIPFTKN; translated from the coding sequence ATGAGGTTTTTAAGGAAGGTGGCTGTTGCAGTTTTGTGTTTTGGAAGTGTTTTATCATTCGCGCAGGAAAATGATTTGGGAGCTTGGTACATGTATTTTGGGAATAATAAAATCAATAAAAAGCTGAATTTTCATAATGAGATTCAATACCGTAATTTTGATGGAGTCGGTGATTTGGAGCAACTGTTAATCCGTACAGGAATTGGCTATGACCTTACAGAAAACAATAATAATGTTTTGTTGGGATATGGTTTTATTTTGAGCCAGCCTTATGTAAAAGGTGAAAAGGTAGAAAATATAGAACACCGTATATTCCAACAGTTTATTACAAAACAGAAGTTTGGAAGGTTTAATCTGCAACACCGTTACCGTTTAGAAGAGCGTTTTTTACAAGACGATTTCAGGATGAGGTTCCGTTATTTATTAGGATTGAATATTCCTGTTAACAATAAAGAAATGTTGCCTAAAACTTTATATATTTCAGCATATAATGAGATTTTTCTTAACTTAGATAGTCCTGTTTTTGATAGAAACAGGGTGTACGGAGCTTTAGGATATATTATTAATAAAAATATGAGAATTGAAGCGGGTTATATGAATCAGCTTCAGGAAAATAAAAACCGCGGACAAATACAAATCGGTTTTTATAATAATATTCCTTTTACTAAGAATTAA
- a CDS encoding Na+/H+ antiporter — translation MIHDYVIISIAVLLSVMILVMVGQKLKVAYPIFLVIAGLLVSFIPGMPQIEIEPDLVFLIFLPPILFEAAWFTSWQDFHKWRKQIFSMAFGLVFLTSIVVAYLSSSIIPGLTVAMGFLLGGVNSPPDAVAATSVLKNMKIPKKITTILEGESLINDASSLIVFKFALAAVISGQFIFRDAVTDFFTMAIGGIAVGIGTGLVFGKFLRLIPSNSNIDTVITLIVPYVMYVAAEHFHFSGVLAVVAGGLLMSYNSHCYLSHTSRIQTGNVWSVIIFLMNTIIFILIGLELPIVVAAMKDYTISEGILYSIVIGGAIIFTRLAYSYAIVYVPRLLSKKVRQENPKPDWKEPFIISFAAMRGVVSLAAALSIPVYISPGEAFPHRNIILFVTFVIILITLVGQGLLLSPILKFLKIEDAGSELPEEKQEAILMKKLKETALQKLTSDFSELSESNSLVRHQIYKLENEMKLIADKTQCMGSAVDYASAMNENKDVLRQVIQAQRNELHRMKREKIFDDHVMRTIEMQLDFDEAKITGFAH, via the coding sequence ATGATTCACGATTATGTAATTATTTCCATCGCTGTACTTTTATCAGTGATGATTTTGGTGATGGTAGGGCAGAAGCTCAAAGTGGCTTACCCGATTTTTCTTGTGATTGCAGGTTTACTCGTAAGCTTTATTCCGGGAATGCCGCAAATAGAAATAGAGCCAGATTTGGTATTTCTTATATTCCTTCCGCCTATTTTATTTGAGGCGGCCTGGTTTACTTCGTGGCAGGATTTTCATAAATGGAGAAAACAGATATTTTCTATGGCCTTCGGATTGGTTTTCTTAACATCGATTGTTGTAGCTTATCTTTCTTCCTCAATTATTCCGGGATTAACGGTGGCAATGGGATTTCTTTTGGGTGGTGTAAATTCGCCTCCAGATGCAGTTGCAGCAACGTCGGTTTTAAAAAATATGAAAATTCCTAAAAAAATTACTACCATTTTAGAAGGTGAAAGTTTGATTAATGATGCGTCGAGTTTAATTGTATTTAAATTTGCCTTGGCTGCTGTAATTTCAGGACAATTTATTTTCCGTGACGCTGTGACAGATTTCTTTACCATGGCTATCGGAGGCATTGCTGTAGGAATCGGAACAGGTTTGGTTTTTGGGAAATTTTTAAGATTAATTCCTTCCAATTCTAATATTGATACGGTAATTACCCTAATTGTTCCTTACGTGATGTATGTGGCGGCAGAACACTTTCATTTTTCCGGAGTTTTGGCGGTTGTTGCAGGAGGATTATTGATGTCTTATAATTCGCATTGTTATTTAAGTCATACTTCGAGAATTCAGACGGGAAATGTATGGAGCGTTATCATTTTCCTGATGAATACCATTATTTTTATTTTGATTGGACTTGAATTGCCTATTGTAGTTGCTGCTATGAAAGATTACACCATTTCAGAAGGTATCTTATACAGTATTGTCATTGGTGGTGCTATCATTTTCACTCGTTTGGCTTACAGTTATGCAATTGTTTACGTTCCAAGATTATTGTCTAAAAAAGTTCGGCAGGAAAACCCAAAACCCGATTGGAAAGAGCCTTTTATCATCAGTTTTGCCGCGATGAGAGGGGTTGTTTCTTTGGCAGCAGCACTTTCAATTCCTGTTTATATCAGTCCGGGAGAAGCTTTTCCGCACAGAAATATTATTTTGTTTGTGACTTTTGTAATCATTCTTATTACTTTGGTCGGACAAGGATTATTGCTTTCACCAATTTTAAAATTTCTTAAAATTGAAGATGCAGGAAGTGAGCTTCCGGAAGAGAAGCAGGAAGCTATTTTAATGAAAAAATTAAAGGAAACTGCACTTCAAAAGTTAACTTCAGATTTCTCAGAATTGTCTGAAAGCAACAGTCTGGTTAGACATCAGATTTATAAGCTGGAAAATGAAATGAAATTAATTGCCGATAAAACGCAATGTATGGGTTCGGCGGTAGATTATGCTTCGGCAATGAATGAAAATAAAGATGTTTTACGACAAGTCATTCAGGCACAAAGAAACGAACTTCACCGTATGAAACGTGAAAAAATCTTCGATGACCATGTGATGAGAACTATCGAAATGCAACTCGATTTTGATGAAGCTAAAATCACAGGATTTGCCCATTAA
- a CDS encoding VOC family protein translates to MKLKSLQPILWTENLDETIGFYLHILGFSLNERNDEWQWASLQKDEIHIMISKPNQHEKLNGIGFSGSFYFNVENIEKVWEDLKEKANICYEIETFEWGMREFAIYDNNGYILQFAQPASEISREE, encoded by the coding sequence ATGAAATTAAAATCTCTACAGCCCATTTTATGGACTGAAAATTTAGACGAAACCATTGGTTTTTATCTTCATATTCTGGGATTTTCATTAAACGAAAGAAACGACGAGTGGCAATGGGCTTCTTTACAAAAAGATGAGATTCATATCATGATTTCAAAGCCTAATCAACATGAGAAATTAAACGGAATAGGTTTTTCCGGTTCTTTTTATTTTAATGTTGAAAACATAGAGAAGGTATGGGAGGATTTGAAAGAAAAAGCCAATATCTGTTATGAAATTGAAACTTTTGAGTGGGGAATGAGAGAATTTGCCATTTATGATAATAACGGATATATTCTGCAATTTGCTCAACCTGCGTCAGAAATTAGCAGAGAGGAATAA
- a CDS encoding glutaminyl-peptide cyclotransferase: MKNKIIVGFAALLMVMSCNNDDKILTSLADYNASMETGGYHFGDKLDIPKEVLDNAESITISFGEKESTSLTVDPKYFTLGDNAVTFNIKTKGGKNLYQDATINVYSKSPEQNLNYEIVAEYPHDANNFTQGFQLDGNTVYESEGQYGSSRLITYKLGENTPIKETKQPDDVFSEGSTIAGDKVYQLTWENKKGFVYDKSTLSLISEFAYPDMMVKGWGLTYDGKNLVASDGTKNLYFLDVSNPSKMVRYISVAGNTSVYDQLNELEYYKGFIYANVWHKPIILKINPANGEVVGKFDFTKIADPFTKADSENVLNGIAFKGDNMLVTGKKWSKIYEVAIK, from the coding sequence ATGAAAAATAAAATAATTGTAGGTTTTGCAGCGTTGCTTATGGTAATGTCTTGTAATAACGACGACAAAATATTGACTTCTCTGGCAGATTATAATGCATCAATGGAAACTGGAGGTTACCATTTTGGTGACAAGCTGGATATTCCTAAAGAGGTTTTAGATAACGCAGAAAGTATTACCATCAGTTTTGGCGAAAAAGAATCTACAAGCCTTACTGTAGACCCAAAATATTTTACATTAGGTGATAATGCCGTAACTTTTAACATCAAAACAAAGGGCGGGAAAAATCTTTATCAGGATGCTACGATTAATGTTTATAGCAAAAGCCCTGAGCAAAACTTAAATTATGAAATCGTTGCTGAATATCCGCATGACGCGAATAACTTTACACAAGGTTTCCAGCTTGATGGAAATACAGTGTATGAAAGCGAAGGACAATACGGTTCATCAAGATTAATTACCTATAAACTTGGAGAAAATACTCCTATTAAAGAAACGAAACAGCCGGATGATGTTTTTTCTGAAGGAAGTACAATCGCAGGAGATAAGGTGTATCAGTTGACTTGGGAAAACAAAAAAGGATTTGTTTATGACAAAAGCACATTAAGTCTGATTTCTGAATTTGCGTATCCGGATATGATGGTAAAAGGTTGGGGCTTAACGTATGACGGGAAAAATCTTGTTGCTTCTGATGGTACAAAAAATCTGTACTTTTTGGATGTAAGTAACCCTTCAAAAATGGTGAGATATATTTCTGTGGCAGGAAATACGTCCGTATATGACCAATTAAATGAGCTGGAATATTATAAAGGTTTTATTTATGCAAACGTTTGGCATAAACCTATTATTTTGAAAATTAATCCAGCAAACGGAGAAGTCGTAGGGAAATTTGACTTTACAAAAATTGCCGATCCATTTACTAAAGCTGACAGCGAAAATGTATTAAACGGAATCGCTTTCAAAGGGGATAATATGTTGGTGACAGGAAAAAAATGGTCTAAAATTTATGAAGTTGCCATCAAATAG
- a CDS encoding deoxynucleoside kinase has product MHIAVTGNIGAGKTTLTTMLAKHYGWDAQFEDVDHNPYLEDFYADMSKWSFALQIYFLGSRFRQVKEIRESGENIIQDRTIYEDAHIFAENLNDMKLLSDRDFKNYASLFDLMKTFVSAPDLLIYLKSDVPNLVKKIYKRGREYEASISIEYLSKLNQKYEKWISSYTEGKLLIIEVDNLDFVEKPEDFGFILEKIDAELNGLFK; this is encoded by the coding sequence ATGCATATTGCAGTTACAGGAAACATTGGTGCCGGAAAAACAACTTTAACGACGATGCTTGCCAAACATTATGGTTGGGATGCTCAGTTTGAAGATGTAGATCATAACCCTTATCTGGAAGATTTTTACGCAGACATGAGCAAGTGGAGTTTTGCTTTACAGATTTATTTTTTGGGGAGCAGATTCCGTCAGGTAAAAGAGATTAGAGAGAGTGGTGAAAATATTATTCAGGATCGTACCATCTATGAAGACGCTCATATTTTTGCAGAAAACCTGAATGATATGAAACTTTTGTCTGACAGAGATTTCAAAAACTATGCATCACTTTTTGATTTGATGAAAACTTTTGTTTCGGCACCCGATTTGCTTATTTACCTTAAATCTGATGTACCGAATCTGGTTAAAAAAATCTATAAAAGAGGAAGGGAATATGAAGCCTCAATCAGTATAGAATATCTTTCTAAGCTGAATCAGAAGTATGAAAAATGGATTTCTTCGTACACAGAAGGTAAACTACTGATTATCGAAGTTGATAATCTTGATTTTGTAGAAAAACCAGAAGATTTCGGGTTTATTTTAGAGAAAATAGATGCCGAATTGAACGGTTTATTTAAATAA
- a CDS encoding ArsC/Spx/MgsR family protein: MIKVLHNGSCSKSNAVLEYLDENGVQFEIINIVEDPLSVVELKTVLKKLNQSVFHIIRKEEKLYLENFAGKDYSEEEWLQILSENPSLIQRPIIIKGSVAMLGRPLENVKFFIEK; encoded by the coding sequence ATGATTAAGGTACTACACAATGGAAGTTGTTCAAAATCAAATGCTGTTTTAGAGTATTTGGACGAAAATGGTGTTCAGTTTGAAATCATTAACATTGTGGAAGATCCGTTAAGCGTTGTAGAACTGAAAACGGTTTTGAAAAAATTAAATCAAAGTGTTTTCCACATTATAAGAAAAGAAGAAAAATTATATCTAGAAAATTTTGCAGGAAAAGATTATTCTGAAGAAGAGTGGCTCCAGATTTTATCTGAAAATCCATCTTTAATACAAAGGCCAATCATTATCAAAGGTTCGGTTGCCATGTTGGGAAGACCGTTGGAAAATGTAAAATTCTTTATTGAAAAATAG
- a CDS encoding DUF493 family protein, whose translation MEILQGSENKNPEEFYKSLKEKLENNHDFPEDYLFKFIIPTDQAKLTEIYKVFDDIKFTLGNRESKNGKYTACNINAFVLDANQVINIYQEVAKIEGVILL comes from the coding sequence ATGGAAATATTACAAGGAAGTGAAAACAAAAATCCTGAAGAATTTTATAAGTCACTAAAGGAAAAACTAGAAAACAATCATGATTTTCCGGAAGACTATCTGTTTAAGTTTATTATCCCTACGGATCAGGCTAAACTTACAGAAATTTATAAAGTTTTTGATGATATAAAATTCACACTGGGCAACCGCGAAAGCAAAAACGGAAAATATACAGCATGCAATATCAATGCTTTTGTTTTAGACGCAAATCAGGTAATCAATATTTATCAGGAAGTTGCGAAAATTGAAGGCGTAATTTTATTGTAA
- a CDS encoding DUF4197 family protein has product MKKYIIAAALIFGTGAVITTSLNSCTSIATTDLGLAVIKRVLLGGINKGANIYGNKEAFLQNNLVDKALPKELRDINTTLEKIAPSIVAKEREYIAEAAVYTVNISKPILETAVNSLNSQDVTRIIQGEKGTATLILKEKTQTQLIQAIAPKVEEELNKYSIVKTINTALSGTNLLGSLLGGNKTNVNAGGLSILASEQIVNGLFNIIEDHEKQNSASLLAPFGK; this is encoded by the coding sequence ATGAAAAAATATATTATAGCCGCTGCATTAATTTTCGGAACGGGCGCAGTAATTACCACGAGCTTAAACTCGTGCACTTCTATTGCTACGACAGATTTAGGATTAGCAGTCATTAAGAGAGTCTTATTAGGCGGAATCAATAAAGGAGCCAATATTTACGGCAACAAAGAAGCTTTTCTTCAAAATAATTTGGTTGACAAAGCTTTGCCAAAAGAGCTTAGAGATATTAACACAACTTTAGAAAAAATTGCACCTTCCATTGTTGCTAAAGAGAGAGAATACATTGCTGAAGCGGCAGTTTACACGGTAAATATTTCAAAGCCTATTTTAGAAACGGCAGTTAACAGTCTGAATTCACAGGATGTAACCAGAATTATTCAAGGGGAGAAAGGAACTGCTACTTTAATTTTAAAAGAAAAAACGCAGACGCAATTGATACAGGCGATTGCACCAAAAGTTGAGGAAGAGCTTAATAAATACAGTATTGTAAAAACCATCAATACAGCATTGTCGGGAACCAATCTTTTAGGAAGTCTTTTAGGCGGAAATAAAACCAATGTAAACGCAGGCGGATTAAGCATTTTGGCTTCAGAGCAAATTGTAAATGGTCTTTTTAACATTATCGAAGATCACGAAAAGCAAAATTCAGCATCCCTATTGGCACCATTTGGAAAATAG